In the Devosia sp. SL43 genome, one interval contains:
- the sseA gene encoding 3-mercaptopyruvate sulfurtransferase: protein MDNPFVTTEWLANHLSDPNVVVLDGSWHMPNASRNPQADYLAGHIPGAVFFDIDGVADTASNLPHMLPSPADFSRMVGALGISDGMTIVVYDELGLFSAPRVWWTFTTMGARDVRILSGGGPKWRAEKRPTETGLVARPRQVFEARFDPTRVADFATVRERSHDGAAQIADARPAPRFHAEVPEPRAGLRSGHIPNSANLPVSLLADNGQMRPAADLAQLFAERGIDLSKPLITSCGSGITASTLALAAQLAGAETVAVYDGSWAEWGGRADAEIET from the coding sequence GTGGATAATCCGTTCGTCACCACCGAGTGGCTGGCCAACCATCTGAGCGATCCCAACGTTGTCGTTCTGGACGGCAGCTGGCACATGCCCAACGCGAGCAGAAATCCGCAGGCTGATTATCTGGCCGGCCATATTCCCGGCGCCGTGTTCTTCGACATCGACGGCGTGGCCGACACTGCGTCAAACCTGCCGCACATGCTGCCCTCGCCCGCCGACTTCTCCCGCATGGTCGGCGCCCTGGGCATTTCCGACGGCATGACGATCGTCGTTTATGACGAACTCGGCCTGTTCTCCGCACCCCGGGTCTGGTGGACCTTCACCACCATGGGCGCCCGCGATGTGCGCATTCTCTCCGGCGGCGGCCCCAAATGGCGCGCCGAGAAGCGCCCGACCGAAACCGGCCTCGTCGCCCGCCCGCGCCAGGTGTTCGAAGCCCGCTTCGACCCCACCCGTGTCGCCGATTTCGCCACCGTCCGCGAGCGCAGCCACGACGGCGCCGCCCAGATCGCCGACGCCCGCCCCGCCCCGCGCTTTCACGCCGAAGTGCCCGAACCGCGCGCCGGCCTGCGCAGCGGCCACATTCCCAACAGCGCCAACCTGCCGGTGAGCCTCCTCGCCGACAACGGCCAGATGCGCCCAGCCGCCGACCTCGCCCAACTCTTCGCCGAGCGTGGCATCGATCTGAGCAAGCCGCTGATCACGTCATGTGGCTCGGGGATCACGGCGTCCACGCTGGCGCTTGCGGCGCAGTTGGCCGGTGCGGAGACTGTAGCGGTCTACGACGGGTCGTGGGCCGAATGGGGTGGCCGGGCGGATGCTGAAATCGAGACCTGA
- a CDS encoding nuclear transport factor 2 family protein, which produces MDANDIERFRALEQALHRPEVRASRAAVEALLDEGFMEFGSSGRVYDRASVIERLPREKPRADADLPEVLDFEARALAPDIVLVTYRSVSVVSDGTERSVLRSSIWRQGGDDWRMVFHQGTIVSTG; this is translated from the coding sequence ATGGACGCAAACGACATCGAGCGGTTCCGCGCGCTGGAACAGGCGCTGCATCGCCCCGAAGTGCGGGCCTCGCGCGCTGCGGTGGAGGCGTTGCTGGACGAAGGCTTCATGGAATTTGGCAGCTCGGGCAGGGTCTATGATCGAGCCAGTGTCATCGAAAGGCTGCCGCGGGAGAAGCCGAGGGCCGATGCCGACCTGCCTGAGGTACTTGATTTTGAGGCGCGGGCGCTGGCGCCGGACATTGTGCTGGTGACGTATCGCAGCGTCAGCGTCGTGAGCGATGGCACGGAACGCAGCGTGCTGCGCAGTTCGATCTGGAGGCAAGGTGGCGACGACTGGCGGATGGTGTTCCACCAGGGGACCATCGTTTCGACTGGCTGA
- the mmsB gene encoding multiple monosaccharide ABC transporter permease: MTTETTQPGITPAGEPVKVQQMTVWGALQANLRDYGLLLALILIMLFFQYFTGGVLFKPLNLTNIVLQNSYIIVMALGMLLVIVAGHIDLSVGSVAGFVGALAAMLMVGWKFPPELAFLANPFVAGAICIVVGAAIGAAQGYLIAYHRIPSFIVTLAGMLIFKGLSLAILAGKSVGPFPAEFQLLSAGFIPDVIGPTTLVAAVAAVPASDGVAAVAAVQPLVLHTTTLVLAIIGVVAMVFMSIRGRARRKARGYENEPFGLFVAKNVVIAALVLFFGYMLATYRGLPNVLVVMGVLIALFVFITKRMTFGRRIYALGGNLKAAALSGIKTERMTFYVFAIMGALAALAGMIYAARLNSATPKAGQGLELDVIAAVFIGGASALGGVGAVAGAVIGAFIMGVMNNGMSIMGINIDLQQMIKGVVLLAAVFFDLYNKNRA, translated from the coding sequence ATGACCACCGAAACCACCCAGCCGGGCATCACTCCTGCCGGCGAGCCGGTGAAAGTCCAGCAGATGACCGTGTGGGGTGCCTTACAGGCCAACCTGCGCGATTACGGCCTGCTGCTGGCGCTAATCCTGATCATGCTCTTCTTCCAGTACTTTACCGGCGGCGTGCTGTTCAAGCCGCTGAACCTGACCAATATCGTGCTGCAGAACAGCTACATCATCGTGATGGCGCTGGGCATGCTGCTGGTCATCGTGGCCGGCCATATCGACCTCTCGGTTGGTTCGGTCGCCGGCTTCGTCGGCGCTTTGGCGGCGATGCTGATGGTGGGCTGGAAATTCCCGCCCGAGCTCGCTTTCCTCGCCAATCCGTTCGTTGCCGGCGCGATCTGTATCGTGGTTGGGGCGGCGATCGGCGCGGCGCAAGGCTACCTGATCGCCTATCACCGGATCCCGTCTTTCATCGTGACACTCGCTGGCATGCTGATCTTCAAGGGCCTGTCGCTCGCCATTCTGGCCGGCAAGTCGGTGGGTCCGTTCCCGGCCGAATTCCAGCTGCTCTCGGCAGGCTTCATCCCGGACGTGATCGGGCCGACGACGCTGGTGGCAGCGGTTGCCGCCGTGCCCGCGAGTGACGGCGTGGCTGCGGTCGCTGCCGTGCAGCCGCTCGTGTTGCATACGACGACCCTGGTCCTTGCCATCATCGGCGTCGTCGCCATGGTGTTCATGTCGATCCGCGGCCGGGCGCGCCGCAAGGCGCGTGGCTATGAAAACGAGCCCTTCGGGCTGTTCGTCGCCAAGAACGTGGTGATCGCGGCGCTGGTACTGTTCTTCGGCTACATGCTCGCCACCTATCGCGGCCTGCCGAACGTGCTGGTGGTGATGGGCGTACTGATCGCGCTCTTCGTCTTCATCACCAAGCGCATGACCTTCGGCCGCCGCATCTACGCCCTGGGTGGTAACCTTAAGGCTGCGGCACTGTCGGGCATCAAGACCGAGCGGATGACCTTCTACGTCTTCGCCATCATGGGCGCGCTGGCGGCTCTCGCCGGCATGATCTATGCGGCACGCCTCAACTCGGCGACGCCGAAAGCTGGCCAGGGCCTTGAGCTCGACGTGATCGCGGCGGTGTTCATCGGCGGCGCCTCGGCGTTGGGCGGCGTCGGCGCCGTGGCCGGTGCTGTCATCGGCGCCTTCATCATGGGCGTGATGAACAACGGCATGTCGATCATGGGCATCAACATCGACCTGCAACAGATGATCAAGGGCGTGGTGCTGCTGGCAGCCGTGTTCTTCGACCTCTACAACAAGAACCGGGCATAG
- the mmsA gene encoding multiple monosaccharide ABC transporter ATP-binding protein, which yields MTNTILEMRSITKTFPGVKALSDVNLNVREAEIHAIVGENGAGKSTLMKVLSGVYPSGSYDGQIVYKGEEQHFKSIRDSEHKGIVIIHQELALVPLLSIAENIFLGNEQAKAGVIDWDETRDGARKLLGMVGLTEDPDTLVTNIGVGKQQLVEIAKALSKSVQLLILDEPTASLSEKDSAALLDLLMEFRNQGITSILISHKLNEIAKVADRITVIRDGKSIETLNKEDISEDRIITLMVGRSLEDRYPSRVPNIGEVVFEVKDWSVYHPLHRDRQVIKNIGITIRKGEVVGIAGLMGSGRTEFAMSVFGKSYGQKISGEVYVHGKRADTSTVGKAVAAGLAYATEDRKTYGLNLIDHIKHNTTIANLGGISRAGVIDDLAEMDVANEYRKKTNIRSSSVYQVTGNLSGGNQQKVVLSKWLFSNPDVLILDEPTRGIDVGAKYEIYTIINNLAAQGKAVLVISSEMPELLGITDRVYVMNEGRIVGEMPTSEASQEKIMRSIVRAEGKAS from the coding sequence ATGACCAACACCATTCTGGAGATGCGCAGCATCACCAAGACCTTCCCCGGCGTGAAGGCGTTGTCGGACGTGAACCTCAACGTCCGGGAAGCCGAGATCCACGCCATCGTGGGTGAAAACGGGGCGGGCAAGTCCACCCTGATGAAGGTGCTGAGCGGGGTCTATCCCTCCGGCAGCTATGACGGCCAGATCGTCTACAAGGGCGAAGAACAGCACTTCAAGTCGATCCGCGACAGCGAACACAAGGGCATCGTCATCATCCATCAGGAGCTGGCTTTGGTGCCGCTGTTGTCGATCGCCGAGAACATCTTCCTGGGCAACGAACAGGCCAAGGCCGGCGTGATCGACTGGGACGAGACCCGCGACGGCGCGCGCAAGCTGCTCGGCATGGTCGGCCTGACCGAAGACCCCGATACGCTGGTGACCAATATCGGCGTGGGCAAGCAGCAACTGGTGGAAATCGCCAAGGCGCTCAGCAAGTCGGTGCAGTTGCTGATCCTGGATGAACCCACCGCATCGCTGTCGGAAAAGGACAGCGCGGCTCTGCTCGACCTGCTGATGGAATTCCGCAATCAGGGCATTACCTCGATCCTGATCAGCCACAAGCTCAACGAAATCGCCAAGGTGGCAGACCGCATCACTGTCATCCGCGACGGCAAGAGTATCGAGACGCTGAACAAGGAAGATATCAGCGAAGACCGCATCATCACGCTGATGGTGGGCCGTTCGCTCGAAGATCGTTATCCCAGCCGCGTGCCCAATATCGGCGAAGTGGTGTTTGAGGTGAAGGACTGGAGCGTCTATCACCCGCTGCACCGCGATCGTCAGGTGATCAAGAATATCGGCATTACCATCCGCAAGGGTGAAGTCGTCGGCATTGCCGGGCTGATGGGCTCGGGCCGCACGGAATTTGCCATGAGCGTGTTCGGCAAGTCCTATGGCCAGAAGATATCTGGCGAGGTCTATGTCCACGGCAAACGGGCCGATACGTCGACGGTGGGGAAGGCGGTCGCCGCCGGGCTGGCCTATGCCACCGAAGACCGCAAGACCTATGGTCTCAACCTGATCGACCATATCAAGCACAATACGACCATTGCCAATCTCGGCGGCATTTCGCGGGCCGGCGTCATCGACGACCTGGCCGAGATGGACGTCGCCAACGAATATCGCAAGAAGACCAATATCCGCTCGTCGAGCGTCTATCAGGTCACCGGCAATCTCTCGGGCGGCAACCAGCAGAAGGTGGTGCTCAGCAAATGGCTGTTCTCCAACCCTGACGTGCTGATCCTGGACGAGCCGACGCGTGGTATCGACGTCGGCGCCAAGTACGAAATCTACACCATCATCAACAATCTGGCCGCACAGGGCAAAGCCGTACTCGTCATCTCCTCTGAGATGCCCGAGCTGCTCGGCATTACCGACCGCGTCTATGTAATGAACGAAGGCCGCATCGTTGGCGAAATGCCGACCAGCGAAGCCAGCCAGGAAAAGATCATGCGCTCGATCGTGCGCGCTGAAGGGAAGGCATCATGA
- the chvE gene encoding multiple monosaccharide ABC transporter substrate-binding protein, translating into MKIFKTLATVLAVGAMALTASTAAFAQDKGQIGIAMPTQSSLRWISDGNELKAALEAKGYTVDLQFAEDDIPNQLAQIENMVTKGVKALVVASIDGTTLSAVLQQAADAGIKVVAYDRLIRDTANVDLYTTFDNFQVGVLQANSLVKGLKERFADVKPWNVELFGGSPDDNNAFFFYDGAMSVLQPMIDAGDIVVKSGQQGMDTVGTLRWDGAVAQARMDNILSANYSDGSVVNGVLAPYDGLSRGIISSLRGVGYGSADLPWPVITGQDAEAPSVKAIVAGEQYSTVYKDTRELAKTTADLVDTLVSGGTPENLDTTTYDNGVKVVPSVLLTPYEVDLTNYQALVIDSGYIKAEDIQ; encoded by the coding sequence GTGAAGATTTTCAAGACGCTTGCCACCGTGCTGGCCGTCGGCGCAATGGCGCTGACTGCTTCCACCGCAGCTTTCGCTCAGGACAAGGGCCAGATCGGCATCGCGATGCCGACGCAGTCCTCGCTGCGCTGGATCTCGGACGGCAACGAACTCAAGGCCGCGCTCGAAGCCAAGGGCTACACCGTCGACCTGCAGTTCGCAGAAGACGATATCCCGAACCAGCTCGCCCAGATCGAAAACATGGTCACCAAGGGCGTGAAGGCTCTCGTGGTCGCTTCGATCGACGGCACCACGCTGTCGGCTGTGCTGCAGCAGGCTGCTGACGCCGGCATCAAGGTTGTCGCTTATGACCGCCTGATCCGCGACACCGCCAATGTCGACCTCTACACCACCTTCGACAACTTCCAGGTGGGCGTGCTCCAGGCCAACTCGCTGGTCAAGGGCCTCAAGGAACGCTTCGCTGACGTGAAGCCGTGGAACGTCGAGCTGTTCGGCGGTTCGCCGGACGACAACAACGCCTTCTTCTTCTATGATGGGGCAATGTCGGTTCTGCAGCCGATGATCGATGCCGGCGATATCGTCGTGAAGTCTGGCCAGCAGGGCATGGACACCGTTGGTACGCTGCGTTGGGACGGTGCTGTTGCACAGGCCCGCATGGACAACATCCTGTCGGCCAACTACTCGGACGGCTCGGTCGTGAACGGCGTTCTGGCCCCCTATGATGGCCTGTCGCGCGGTATCATCTCGTCGCTCCGCGGCGTTGGTTACGGCTCGGCCGACCTGCCATGGCCTGTCATCACCGGTCAGGATGCGGAAGCTCCGTCGGTGAAGGCCATCGTTGCCGGCGAGCAGTACTCGACCGTCTACAAGGACACCCGTGAACTGGCCAAGACCACTGCCGACCTCGTCGACACGCTGGTTTCGGGCGGTACCCCGGAAAACCTCGACACCACCACCTATGACAATGGCGTCAAGGTTGTGCCGTCTGTCCTGCTGACCCCGTACGAAGTCGACCTGACCAACTACCAGGCTCTCGTCATCGACTCGGGCTACATCAAGGCTGAAGACATCCAGTAA
- a CDS encoding FadR/GntR family transcriptional regulator produces the protein MAILDSDRADQPTAAGAVADHLAQMILSELAPGASLPSEADLAARYDVSRLTIREAVKLLEGRGLLVIARGRKAVVREPDGAAFADFLTSIIRYDPKGLFDLVEVRLSLEVQSATLAAKRATRAGIAAIESELQGMRDTVGAPGDLMTTEQEMGFHTHDVGFHEAVALASGNRVLGYLFEAMAQPLREGFFISRRGHERRGHTLHDTIDAHQRILDCIKTGNGRAAAEAMRLHLKDTERDIRVAVSQLALRPGPRS, from the coding sequence TTGGCCATTTTGGACAGTGACCGCGCCGATCAGCCGACTGCCGCTGGTGCGGTGGCCGACCATCTTGCGCAAATGATTCTGAGTGAACTGGCGCCCGGCGCCAGCCTGCCGAGCGAGGCTGATCTTGCGGCGCGATATGACGTCAGCCGCCTGACCATCCGAGAGGCGGTCAAGCTGCTCGAGGGACGCGGCCTGCTTGTCATTGCGCGCGGTCGCAAGGCAGTGGTGCGCGAACCCGACGGCGCTGCCTTCGCCGACTTCCTCACCTCCATTATCCGATACGACCCCAAGGGCCTGTTCGATCTGGTCGAAGTCCGCCTTTCGCTGGAAGTGCAGTCGGCAACCCTCGCCGCCAAGCGCGCCACCCGCGCTGGCATTGCCGCCATCGAGAGCGAACTCCAGGGCATGCGCGACACCGTCGGCGCCCCCGGCGACCTCATGACCACCGAGCAGGAAATGGGCTTTCACACCCACGACGTCGGCTTCCACGAAGCGGTAGCGCTTGCCAGCGGCAACCGCGTGCTCGGCTATCTCTTCGAGGCCATGGCGCAACCTCTCCGCGAAGGCTTCTTCATCAGCCGCCGCGGCCACGAGCGGCGCGGCCATACACTGCACGACACCATCGATGCACATCAGCGTATCCTCGACTGCATCAAGACTGGCAATGGCCGCGCCGCCGCCGAGGCGATGCGCCTCCACCTCAAGGACACAGAGCGCGACATACGTGTCGCGGTGAGCCAATTGGCGCTGCGCCCGGGTCCGCGTTCATAA
- a CDS encoding sugar-binding transcriptional regulator, giving the protein MAQRVDSSSNRLDDAARAGWLYYVAGNTQEEIASKLGISRQSAQRLVSLSVSEGLIKVRLDHPIGRCMDLAGRLKTRFALDLVEIVPTDPASESTTIGVAQATAAEIERWLKRPDPIVMAIGTGRTLKAAVEQLMPMECPHHKVVSLTGNIAPDGSAAYYNVIFNVADTVKARSFPMPLPVIASSARERELLHAQPMIRETLALASHADVTFVGVGDIGPDAPLYLDGFITDAELKALQKAGAVGEICGWAFDADGKLIDGLTNDRVASAPMPSRERSLVVAIAMGKRKLPGIRATLNRRLVNGLITDERTAEGLLDLA; this is encoded by the coding sequence ATGGCGCAGAGAGTAGATAGTTCCAGCAACAGGTTGGACGACGCGGCCCGCGCCGGCTGGCTATATTACGTGGCCGGAAACACCCAGGAAGAGATCGCCAGCAAGCTCGGCATCTCGAGGCAATCCGCCCAGCGCCTCGTATCGCTGTCGGTCAGCGAGGGCCTGATCAAGGTACGGCTTGATCACCCGATCGGCCGATGCATGGACCTCGCCGGCCGCCTCAAGACCCGATTCGCCCTCGACCTCGTCGAGATCGTGCCCACCGACCCCGCCAGCGAATCCACCACCATTGGCGTCGCCCAGGCCACGGCCGCCGAGATCGAGCGTTGGCTGAAGCGCCCCGACCCCATCGTCATGGCCATCGGCACCGGCCGCACGCTCAAGGCCGCCGTGGAACAGTTGATGCCCATGGAGTGCCCACACCACAAGGTCGTCTCGCTGACCGGCAACATCGCGCCCGATGGCTCGGCGGCCTACTACAACGTCATCTTCAACGTTGCCGACACCGTCAAAGCGCGCAGCTTCCCAATGCCCCTGCCGGTCATCGCCTCATCGGCCCGCGAGCGCGAATTGCTGCATGCCCAGCCCATGATTCGCGAAACGCTGGCTTTGGCATCCCACGCGGATGTCACCTTCGTCGGCGTGGGCGATATTGGCCCCGACGCTCCGCTCTATCTCGATGGCTTCATCACCGATGCCGAACTCAAGGCTTTGCAGAAAGCCGGCGCCGTCGGCGAGATTTGCGGCTGGGCCTTCGACGCCGATGGCAAGCTGATCGACGGGCTGACCAACGACCGTGTCGCCTCGGCCCCCATGCCGTCGCGTGAACGTTCGCTGGTGGTGGCAATCGCCATGGGAAAGAGAAAACTGCCCGGCATTCGTGCGACGCTCAACCGCCGGCTGGTCAATGGCCTCATTACCGATGAGCGTACCGCTGAAGGTTTGCTCGACCTCGCGTAA
- a CDS encoding ABC transporter substrate-binding protein: MKLTPILVGAFSVALATSASAQTLTIATVNNGDMVRMQGLSSAFTEETGIELNWVVLEENTLRQNVTTDIATNGGQYDVMTIGTYEAPIWAKQGWLVPLDALTDDADYDVNDLLPAIRDGLSVDGTLYAAPFYGESSMVMYRKDLMEKAGLTMPDAPTWEFIGEAARAMTDRDNDINGICLRGKAGWGENMAFLTAMSNSFGARWFDETWTPQFDQPEWKATLDTYLSLMADAGPAGASSNGFNENLTLFQQGKCGMWIDATVAASFVTGADSTVADQVGFALAPDNGLGKRGNWLWAWSLAIPKSSQNWDAAASFIKWATDKEYLATVASTEGWANVPPGTRTSLYENADYQAAAPFAKMTLDSINAANPNEPTVKPVPYVGVQFVAIPEFAGIATNVGQLFSAALAGQMSADDALAQAQEAATRDMTRAGYIK, encoded by the coding sequence ATGAAACTGACACCCATTCTCGTGGGCGCGTTTTCCGTTGCGCTGGCCACTTCGGCCTCTGCGCAGACGCTCACCATCGCAACCGTCAACAATGGCGACATGGTCCGCATGCAGGGTCTGTCTTCGGCCTTCACCGAAGAAACCGGCATCGAACTCAACTGGGTCGTGCTCGAAGAAAACACGCTGCGCCAGAACGTCACCACCGACATCGCCACCAATGGCGGCCAGTATGACGTGATGACCATCGGCACCTACGAAGCCCCGATCTGGGCGAAGCAGGGCTGGCTGGTGCCGCTCGACGCGCTGACCGACGACGCCGACTACGACGTCAACGACCTGCTGCCCGCCATCCGTGACGGCCTCTCGGTCGATGGCACGCTTTATGCCGCGCCGTTCTACGGCGAATCGTCGATGGTCATGTACCGCAAGGACCTGATGGAAAAGGCCGGGCTCACCATGCCAGATGCTCCCACCTGGGAATTCATCGGCGAAGCCGCCCGTGCCATGACCGATCGCGACAACGACATCAACGGCATCTGCCTGCGTGGCAAGGCCGGCTGGGGCGAGAACATGGCGTTCCTGACAGCCATGTCCAACTCCTTTGGCGCACGCTGGTTCGACGAGACCTGGACCCCCCAGTTCGATCAGCCGGAATGGAAGGCCACCCTCGATACCTACCTGTCGCTGATGGCTGACGCCGGCCCGGCTGGTGCTTCGTCCAACGGCTTCAACGAAAACCTGACCCTGTTCCAGCAGGGCAAGTGCGGCATGTGGATCGACGCCACCGTCGCCGCGTCCTTCGTGACCGGCGCCGACTCCACCGTTGCCGATCAGGTCGGCTTCGCCCTCGCTCCCGACAACGGTCTGGGCAAGCGCGGTAACTGGCTCTGGGCCTGGTCGCTGGCCATCCCGAAGAGCTCGCAGAACTGGGACGCAGCTGCCTCCTTCATCAAGTGGGCAACCGACAAGGAATACCTCGCCACGGTCGCTTCGACCGAAGGCTGGGCCAACGTTCCTCCGGGCACGCGCACCTCGCTTTACGAAAACGCCGACTACCAGGCTGCAGCGCCTTTCGCCAAGATGACGCTGGACTCGATCAACGCCGCCAATCCGAATGAGCCGACAGTGAAGCCGGTCCCCTATGTCGGCGTGCAGTTCGTCGCCATCCCGGAATTTGCCGGTATCGCCACCAATGTCGGCCAGCTCTTCTCGGCAGCGCTTGCCGGCCAGATGTCGGCAGACGACGCTCTGGCCCAGGCTCAGGAAGCGGCTACCCGCGACATGACCCGCGCTGGGTACATCAAGTAG
- a CDS encoding carbohydrate ABC transporter permease: MATAQTRTLARVMMAPAVIVLLIWMIVPLVMTLWFSFQNYSLINPMMTGFAGWANYLYVIGDPSFTQSLLNTLILVGGVLVITVVGGIFLALLIDQPIWGQGILRIIVISPFFVMPPVAALIWKNGFMHPGYGMLGHLWKAFGLEPVDWFNQYPLFSVIVIVAWQWLPFATLIFLTALQSLSEEQREAAEMDGANAVNRFYYIILPHMARSVTIVILIQTIFLLGIFAEIRVTTGGGPGFASTNIAFLVFRTGILTNDVGAGAAGGVVAVIIANIVAIFLMRAVGKNLDA; the protein is encoded by the coding sequence ATGGCTACCGCACAGACCCGCACGCTCGCCCGCGTCATGATGGCGCCTGCCGTGATCGTGCTGCTGATCTGGATGATCGTGCCGCTGGTGATGACGCTCTGGTTCTCTTTCCAGAACTATAGCCTCATCAACCCGATGATGACCGGCTTTGCCGGCTGGGCGAACTACCTCTACGTGATTGGCGACCCCAGCTTCACCCAGTCGCTGCTCAATACGCTGATCCTGGTCGGCGGCGTGCTTGTCATCACCGTGGTCGGCGGCATCTTTCTGGCGCTGCTGATCGACCAGCCCATCTGGGGCCAGGGGATCCTGCGCATCATCGTCATCTCGCCGTTCTTCGTCATGCCGCCCGTAGCGGCGCTGATCTGGAAGAACGGCTTCATGCATCCTGGCTACGGCATGCTCGGCCATCTGTGGAAGGCGTTCGGCCTCGAACCAGTCGACTGGTTCAACCAGTATCCGCTGTTCTCGGTCATCGTCATCGTCGCCTGGCAGTGGCTGCCCTTCGCGACGCTGATTTTCCTCACCGCCCTGCAGTCGCTCTCCGAAGAGCAGCGCGAGGCGGCCGAGATGGACGGCGCCAATGCCGTCAACCGCTTCTACTATATCATCCTGCCCCACATGGCCCGGTCGGTGACCATTGTCATCCTGATCCAGACCATCTTCCTGCTCGGCATCTTCGCTGAAATCCGCGTCACCACCGGCGGCGGTCCGGGCTTCGCCTCGACCAATATCGCCTTCCTCGTGTTCCGCACCGGCATTCTGACCAATGACGTCGGCGCAGGCGCCGCCGGCGGCGTGGTGGCCGTCATCATCGCCAACATCGTTGCCATCTTCCTGATGCGCGCTGTCGGCAAGAACCTAGACGCGTAG
- a CDS encoding carbohydrate ABC transporter permease yields MARNVSTSTKIGFTIAAWAVALILFSPILWVLLTAFKTESEAIASTPTFFPQTFTLENFAAVQDRSDYFKHAFNSIVVSVGSTLLGLVIGIPAAWAMAFSPTKRTKDVLMWMLSTKMMPAAGVLIPIYLIFINLKLLDTLHGLTLIMTLINLPIIIWMLYTYFKEIPIDILEAARMDGAELWNEITHVLVPMAVPGIASTLLLNVILAWNEAFWTITLTAGKAGTLTAFISSFSSPQGLFLAKLSAASLLAIAPILLMGWFSQKQLVRGLTFGAVK; encoded by the coding sequence ATGGCACGCAACGTCTCCACATCCACCAAGATCGGCTTCACGATCGCCGCCTGGGCTGTCGCTCTCATCCTCTTCTCACCCATCCTCTGGGTGTTGCTGACCGCCTTCAAGACCGAGTCCGAAGCGATCGCCAGCACGCCGACATTCTTTCCGCAGACCTTCACGCTGGAAAACTTCGCCGCCGTTCAGGATCGGTCGGACTATTTCAAGCATGCCTTCAATTCGATCGTGGTCTCGGTCGGCTCCACGCTACTTGGTCTAGTGATCGGCATTCCCGCCGCCTGGGCCATGGCCTTCTCGCCCACCAAGCGCACCAAGGACGTCTTGATGTGGATGCTCTCCACTAAGATGATGCCCGCTGCCGGCGTGCTGATCCCGATCTACTTGATCTTCATCAACCTCAAGCTGCTCGATACCCTGCACGGCCTGACGCTGATCATGACGCTGATCAACCTGCCCATCATCATCTGGATGCTCTACACCTACTTCAAGGAAATCCCGATCGACATCCTTGAGGCCGCACGCATGGACGGCGCCGAACTGTGGAACGAGATCACCCACGTCCTGGTGCCAATGGCCGTGCCCGGCATCGCCTCGACCCTGCTGCTCAATGTCATCCTTGCCTGGAACGAGGCGTTCTGGACCATCACGCTGACTGCCGGCAAGGCCGGCACGCTCACCGCCTTTATCTCCTCGTTCTCCAGCCCGCAGGGTTTGTTCCTGGCCAAACTTTCGGCCGCCTCCCTGCTCGCCATCGCGCCGATCCTGCTCATGGGCTGGTTCAGCCAGAAACAACTCGTCCGCGGTCTCACCTTCGGCGCTGTAAAGTAA